A stretch of Triticum aestivum cultivar Chinese Spring chromosome 1D, IWGSC CS RefSeq v2.1, whole genome shotgun sequence DNA encodes these proteins:
- the LOC123181486 gene encoding pentatricopeptide repeat-containing protein At4g19440, chloroplastic produces the protein MKPPPHHPLLLAIRHRRRRRHHHRHRHRQLSSSSADAVAAAEVLGTLTSAPSPDASRDLDCLLRRLGDRGLASALSSLPSPLPAASALRLLHHLVSNDPSSSSHGHGHDHDLLSPRVSALLLPSLAADRSTLPSARRLIKRLLHHHPLHTAAAAVADASSTPSSDLLLSTFLNSSARGSLRGATDAFHVLSSRGASPNVKICNMLLEALARAGQLDAACKVFAEMRDRQNVTPNAYSYTSMIKALCRAGKVDDGLKMLAELVHAGLQQCAGVVPYNLLMDGLCKSGRVDEAFRLKERMEESKVTPSVVTFGILINGLARSQRFGEVGAVLQDMAGLGITPNEIIYNELIDCHCRKGHFSEAIRLFDEMLPKEMKSTAVTYNLIVRALCKEGEMERAEKILEEMFSTGMVVHFGLFNSVVAGLLQRTGSLKSVVRLISEMIIRGMRPNDALMTACVKQLCKGGKHQEAVGIWLKMLKKGLSVNIATSNALVHGLYEGKNMEGATEVLRTMVNKGLELDSITYNIMILGCCKGDKIDEAIKLRDDMIRRGFKPNIFTFNTILHAYCILGKMEEAIHLLDQMKIEGLRPDIVSYGTVINGYCKIKDIHKANEYLTELMTCGLEPNVVIYNALIGGYGRVGNISGAIDVLNTMKSTGIRPTNVTYCSLMHWMFHAYLVDEAKTMFEQSRENSIEVGVIGYTIMIHGFCKIGKMDEAMNYLEQMRSRGLPPNKFTYTTLMYAYCKSGNDEEASKLFDEMLSSGIVPDNVTYNTLVTGFSQVDPLDKATELPAEISSVLTQNDCLYNALVNRITTPWCQKEATSSE, from the coding sequence ATGAAACCACCACCCCACCACCCTCTCCTCCTCGccatccgccaccgccgccgccgccgccaccaccaccgccaccgccaccgccagctCTCCTCGTCCTCTGCTGACGCCGTGGCCGCAGCTGAGGTTCTGGGGACGCTCACCAGCGCGCCTTCACCTGACGCGTCGCGCGACCTCGATTGCCTACTCCGCCGCCTAGGCGACCGCGGTCTGGCATCCGCCCTCTCATCCCTTCCTTCCCCCCTCCCTGCGGCGTCCGCCCTCCGCCTCCTTCACCACCTTGTTTCCAACGATCCCTCCTCCTCcagccacggccacggccacgacCACGACCTCCTGTCCCCCCGCGTCTCCGcgctcctcctcccctccctcgcGGCCGATCGCTCCACACTCCCCTCCGCTCGCCGCCTAATCAAGCGCCTCCTACATCACCACCCCCTCCACACTGCCGCAGCGGCTGTGGCCGACGCCTCCTCCACTCCCTCATCGGATTTACTCCTCAGCACCTTCCTCAACTCCTCCGCACGCGGTTCCCTCAGGGGTGCCACGGACGCCTTCCATGTGCTCTCTTCCCGGGGCGCTTCGCCCAACGTTAAGATCTGCAATATGCTCCTTGAAGCTCTTGCACGCGCTGGCCAGCTTGACGCCGCTTGCAAGGTGTTTGCTGAAATGCGTGATCGTCAGAACGTCACTCCGAATGCATACTCATATACCTCTATGATCAAGGCCCTTTGCAGGGCTGGAAAGGTGGACGACGGTCTTAAGATGCTTGCAGAGTTAGTTCATGCTGGGCTGCAGCAATGTGCTGGTGTAGTGCCATACAATCTGCTGATGGATGGACTTTGCAAGAGTGGAAGAGTAGACGAGGCTTTTCGGTTGAAGGAGAGGATGGAAGAGAGCAAGGTGACTCCGAGCGTGGTCACGTTTGGCATTCTGATCAATGGTCTTGCAAGAAGTCAGCGCTTTGGGGAGGTTGGTGCAGTGTTGCAGGACATGGCTGGGTTAGGAATCACCCCAAATGAGATCATTTACAATGAGCTTATTGATTGCCATTGTCGGAAGGGGCATTTCTCAGAAGCAATCAGGTTGTTTGATGAAATGCTCCCAAAGGAGATGAAGTCAACAGCAGTGACTTACAACTTGATTGTTAGAGCTCTATGCAAGGAAGGGGAGATGGAGCGTGCTGAGAAGATATTGGAGGAGATGTTTTCGACTGGGATGGTAGTTCATTTTGGTTTGTTTAATTCAGTGGTTGCAGGGCTTCTCCAAAGGACTGGAAGTTTGAAGTCTGTGGTAAGGCTTATAAGCGAAATGATTATAAGAGGTATGCGACCAAATGATGCTCTCATGACAGCTTGTGTGAAGCAGCTTTGCAAGGGCGGGAAACACCAAGAAGCAGTTGGAATTTGGTTGAAGATGTTGAAGAAAGGTTTATCTGTCAATATTGCAACTTCTAATGCATTGGTTCATGGGCTTTATGAGGGGAAGAACATGGAAGGAGCTACTGAGGTTCTAAGGACCATGGTTAATAAGGGGCTTGAACTGGATAGCATCACTTATAACATAATGATACTAGGTTGCTGCAAAGGCGATAAAATAGATGAAGCAATTAAACTCCGTGATGACATGATCAGAAGAGGGTTTAAGCCTAATATTTTCACGTTTAATACAATACTACATGCTTATTGCATTTTGGGTAAAATGGAAGAGGCCATTCACCTGCTGGATCAGATGAAAATTGAGGGACTTCGGCCAGATATAGTGTCATATGGCACTGTAATAAATGGATATTGTAAAATAAAGGATATTCATAAAGCAAATGAATATTTGACTGAACTGATGACCTGTGGATTAGAACCAAATGTAGTAATCTATAATGCACTTATTGGTGGTTATGGCAGAGTTGGTAACATTTCTGGTGCAATTGATGTCCTTAACACTATGAAGTCTACTGGCATAAGACCAACTAATGTAACTTACTGCAGTCTTATGCACTGGATGTTCCATGCTTATCTTGTTGACGAGGCGAAGACCATGTTTGAACAAAGCAGAGAAAACAGCATTGAGGTGGGAGTAATTGGCTACACAATTATGATACATGGTTTTTGCAAAATAGGAAAAATGGATGAAGCTATGAATTACTTGGAGCAAATGCGATCCAGGGGTTTACCTCCAAATAAGTTTACTTATACCACTCTGATGTATGCCTATTGTAAATCTGGTAATGACGAAGAAGCCTCCAAGCTTTTTGATGAGATGCTGAGCTCAGGAATTGTTCCTGACAACGTTACTTACAATACACTAGTTACAGGGTTTTCTCAAGTGGATCCATTGGACAAGGCTACAGAACTGCCTGCTGAAATATCAAGTGTTTTGACACAGAATGATTGTTTGTACAATGCATTAGTTAATAGGATAACCACACCTTGGTGCCAGAAAGAAGCTACTTCCAGTGAATGA